In the genome of Colletes latitarsis isolate SP2378_abdomen chromosome 9, iyColLati1, whole genome shotgun sequence, one region contains:
- the LOC143345258 gene encoding UBX domain-containing protein 1 isoform X1 has translation MSSSDISMLVDMGFSLPKAEKALEVTGNNGVIPAMEWLLAHSDEAEPSSKQPTAESAATLIAQTPAEDSSASASGQVSTTEIAKSMKCDVCGKLFKTNLEVEFHATKSGHDRFSESTEEKKPLSKEEKIEQLRTLTEKLKQKNKEREEQEKIDTFARERDRIRVGKEMAQAKRKWEELETRKVMEQRRQEKEDEKLARQRVKAQIEADKAARRAKANNQEAPKEIPPVPSSSTTHHRKDYSETKLQIRLTNGQTLTQSFGSKEQLSAVRLFVEMNRTDDDSGPFCLMTNFPKKIFTEDDYDTPLDVLGLVPSSVIIIKKKVQQYT, from the exons ATGTCGTCGAGCGATATAAGTATGCTTGTCGATATGGGTTTTAGCTTGCCTAAAGC AGAAAAAGCCTTAGAGGTCACTGGAAACAATGGTGTTATTCCGGCAATGGAATG gcTCTTGGCTCATTCGGATGAAGCAGAACCATCGTCTAAACAACCTACTGCCGAAAGTGCAGCAACGTTAATTGCTCAAACACCAGCCGAGGATAGTAGTGCTAGTGCCAGCGGTCAAGTATCGACTACCGAAATTGCCAAGTCTATGAAATGCGACGT ATGTGGAAAGCTGTTTAAAACTAACTTGGAAGTTGAATTCCATGCAACAAAGTCTGGACACGATAGATTCTCAGAGAGTACAGAGGAAAAAAAACCACTTTCAAAAGAGGAGAAGATAGAACAATTACGAACATTAACAGAGAAGTTAAAACAGAAAAATAAAGAACGGGAAGAAcaagaaaaaatagatacatttGCAAGGGAAAGGGATAGGATAAGGGTAGGAAAAGAAATGGCTCAAGCTAAAAGAAA ATGGGAAGAATTAGAAACAAGAAAGGTAATGGAACAAAGAAGGCAAGAGAAAGAAGACGAGAAACTAGCGCGACAAAGGGTAAAAGCACAAATCGAAGCCGATAAAGCCGCGAGACGTGCAAAAGCTAATAACCAAGAGGCACCTAAGGAAATTCCTCCTGTGCCTTCATCGTCTACGACGCACCATAGGAAAGACTACAGTGAAACGAAGCTACAA ATTAGACTTACTAATGGACAAACGTTAACACAAAGTTTCGGAAGTAAAGAACAATTATCTGCCGTGAGATTGTTTGTTGAAATGAATAGGACAGACGATGATTCGGGTCCATTCTGTTTAATGACAAACTttccaaaaaaaatttttacagaAGATGATTATGACACACCATTAGATGTTTTAG GCCTAGTACCATCCTCGGTTATAATTATTAAGAAGAAAGTACAGCAATACACATAA
- the LOC143345216 gene encoding histone H2A, with translation MSGRGKGGKTKGKAKTRSSRAGLQFPVGRIHRLLRKGNYAERVGAGAPVYLAAVMEYLAAEVLELAGNAARDNKKTRIIPRHLQLAIRNDEELNKLLSGVTIAQGGVLPNIQAVLLPKKTGTGGSGKGDKASQEY, from the exons ATGTCAGGACGTGGTAAAGGTG GAAAGACCAAGGGAAAGGCGAAGACCCGCAGTAGTAGGGCAGGGCTCCAGTTCCCTGTGGGAAGAAttcatcgtcttctgaggaaggGAAATTATGCGGAACGAGTTGGAGCTGGTGCACCGGTCTATTTAGCCGCCGTAATGGAATATTTGGCGGCTGAAGTACTCGAGTTAGCCGGGAACGCCGCGAGAGACAACAAGAAGACGAG GATAATTCCGCGTCACTTGCAGCTAGCTATCCGCAACGACGAAGAATTAAACAAATTGCTCTCTGGTGTAACTATCGCCCAAGGTGGTGTCCTCCCTAACATCCAAGCAGTTCTGTTGCCGAAGAAGACTGGTACCGGTGGGTCTGGAAAAGGCGATAAAGCGTCCCAAGAATATTAG
- the LOC143345258 gene encoding UBX domain-containing protein 1 isoform X3 translates to MSSSDISMLVDMGFSLPKAEKALEVTGNNGVIPAMEWLLAHSDEAEPSSKQPTAESAATLIAQTPAEDSSASASGQVSTTEIAKSMKCDVCGKLFKTNLEVEFHATKSGHDRFSESTEEKKPLSKEEKIEQLRTLTEKLKQKNKEREEQEKIDTFARERDRIRVGKEMAQAKRKWEELETRKVMEQRRQEKEDEKLARQRVKAQIEADKAARRAKANNQEAPKEIPPVPSSSTTHHRKDYSETKLQKRKRPLKVISFKSEKSRSVTGPSTCFYYWHAYETAIFNILD, encoded by the exons ATGTCGTCGAGCGATATAAGTATGCTTGTCGATATGGGTTTTAGCTTGCCTAAAGC AGAAAAAGCCTTAGAGGTCACTGGAAACAATGGTGTTATTCCGGCAATGGAATG gcTCTTGGCTCATTCGGATGAAGCAGAACCATCGTCTAAACAACCTACTGCCGAAAGTGCAGCAACGTTAATTGCTCAAACACCAGCCGAGGATAGTAGTGCTAGTGCCAGCGGTCAAGTATCGACTACCGAAATTGCCAAGTCTATGAAATGCGACGT ATGTGGAAAGCTGTTTAAAACTAACTTGGAAGTTGAATTCCATGCAACAAAGTCTGGACACGATAGATTCTCAGAGAGTACAGAGGAAAAAAAACCACTTTCAAAAGAGGAGAAGATAGAACAATTACGAACATTAACAGAGAAGTTAAAACAGAAAAATAAAGAACGGGAAGAAcaagaaaaaatagatacatttGCAAGGGAAAGGGATAGGATAAGGGTAGGAAAAGAAATGGCTCAAGCTAAAAGAAA ATGGGAAGAATTAGAAACAAGAAAGGTAATGGAACAAAGAAGGCAAGAGAAAGAAGACGAGAAACTAGCGCGACAAAGGGTAAAAGCACAAATCGAAGCCGATAAAGCCGCGAGACGTGCAAAAGCTAATAACCAAGAGGCACCTAAGGAAATTCCTCCTGTGCCTTCATCGTCTACGACGCACCATAGGAAAGACTACAGTGAAACGAAGCTACAA aAAAGGAAAAGGCCCCTCAAAGTAATTAGCTTCAAGTCCGAAAAGTCTAGATCCGTCACTGGTCCCAGCACATGTTTTTATTATTGGCATGCGTATGAAACAGCAATATTCAACATTTTAGATTAG
- the LOC143345258 gene encoding UBX domain-containing protein 1 isoform X2, whose amino-acid sequence MEWLLAHSDEAEPSSKQPTAESAATLIAQTPAEDSSASASGQVSTTEIAKSMKCDVCGKLFKTNLEVEFHATKSGHDRFSESTEEKKPLSKEEKIEQLRTLTEKLKQKNKEREEQEKIDTFARERDRIRVGKEMAQAKRKWEELETRKVMEQRRQEKEDEKLARQRVKAQIEADKAARRAKANNQEAPKEIPPVPSSSTTHHRKDYSETKLQIRLTNGQTLTQSFGSKEQLSAVRLFVEMNRTDDDSGPFCLMTNFPKKIFTEDDYDTPLDVLGLVPSSVIIIKKKVQQYT is encoded by the exons ATGGAATG gcTCTTGGCTCATTCGGATGAAGCAGAACCATCGTCTAAACAACCTACTGCCGAAAGTGCAGCAACGTTAATTGCTCAAACACCAGCCGAGGATAGTAGTGCTAGTGCCAGCGGTCAAGTATCGACTACCGAAATTGCCAAGTCTATGAAATGCGACGT ATGTGGAAAGCTGTTTAAAACTAACTTGGAAGTTGAATTCCATGCAACAAAGTCTGGACACGATAGATTCTCAGAGAGTACAGAGGAAAAAAAACCACTTTCAAAAGAGGAGAAGATAGAACAATTACGAACATTAACAGAGAAGTTAAAACAGAAAAATAAAGAACGGGAAGAAcaagaaaaaatagatacatttGCAAGGGAAAGGGATAGGATAAGGGTAGGAAAAGAAATGGCTCAAGCTAAAAGAAA ATGGGAAGAATTAGAAACAAGAAAGGTAATGGAACAAAGAAGGCAAGAGAAAGAAGACGAGAAACTAGCGCGACAAAGGGTAAAAGCACAAATCGAAGCCGATAAAGCCGCGAGACGTGCAAAAGCTAATAACCAAGAGGCACCTAAGGAAATTCCTCCTGTGCCTTCATCGTCTACGACGCACCATAGGAAAGACTACAGTGAAACGAAGCTACAA ATTAGACTTACTAATGGACAAACGTTAACACAAAGTTTCGGAAGTAAAGAACAATTATCTGCCGTGAGATTGTTTGTTGAAATGAATAGGACAGACGATGATTCGGGTCCATTCTGTTTAATGACAAACTttccaaaaaaaatttttacagaAGATGATTATGACACACCATTAGATGTTTTAG GCCTAGTACCATCCTCGGTTATAATTATTAAGAAGAAAGTACAGCAATACACATAA
- the LOC143345260 gene encoding ribonuclease Oy-like: protein MYKTWFVSSTVVFFILLIIVLISYRRPAPAESDNFDVLIFTQHWPQTVCFAWKENLASHTCSLPTHKNEWTIHGVWPSQYHKLGPQFCDDSAKFNPAELKPIEGKLQEKWIDIQYGKESYSLWQHEWNKHGTCAAKLEKVNTELKYFTEGLTLLSKYDMKNVLAKSNILPGKPYATDEFLNAIQKTLGKRGSVMCINDKKTGKLYIFEIRICFNKQFELIDCDGTYGYPTNCNKSNNVIYPGEVPENYKIV, encoded by the exons ATGTACAAGACGTGGTTTGTTAGTAGCACGGTAGTTTTTTTTATTCTTCTCATCATTGTTTTAATTAG TTATCGTAGGCCTGCGCCAGCTGAGTCGGACAATTTCGATGTTTTAATCTTTACTCAACATTGGCCACAAACTGTTTGCTTTGCGTGGAAAGAAAATTTGgcgtctcatacttgttcgttaCCAACCCATAAAAACGAGTGGACGATTCATGGCGTGTGGCCTTCCCAATACCATAAATTAGGTCCACAGTTCTGTGACGATTCTGCCAAGTTTAATCCAGCTGAGTTAAAACCAATTGAAGGTAAACTACAAGAGAAATGGATAGACATACAATATGGAAAGGAATCTTATTCTCTTTGGCAACACGAGTGGAATAAACATGGCACTTGCGCGGCAAAATTGGAAAAAGTGAATACCGAGTTGAAATATTTCACAGAAGGTCTTACTTTGCTATCAAAGTACGATATGAAAAATGTGTTGGCAAAATCGAACATTTTGCCTGGAAAGCCATACGCAACAGATGAATTTTTGAATGCCATTCAAAAAACATTAGGCAAACGAGGTTCAGTGATGTGCATAAATGACAAG AAAACGGGAAAATTGTATATATTTGAAATACGAATCTGTTTTAATAAACAATTCGAATTAATTGATTGTGATGGTACTTATGGATACCCCACGAACTGTAACAAGTCTAATAACGTGATATACCCGGGTGAAGTACCGGAGAATTATAAGATAGTATAA